One Bacteroidota bacterium DNA segment encodes these proteins:
- the ligA gene encoding NAD-dependent DNA ligase LigA, whose amino-acid sequence MNTQESDNRLLKKTNELLAICQLDQIDQLVAETIINNLRDVIRFHEHQYYVLSKPKLNDYDYDQLEKLLLRIEKDFPHLVDTNSPSQRVGNDHNQEFKQVVHQYPMLSLGNTYSEEDIIEFHERIVKTIGEDFTYSCELKFDGASISLTYLEGKLVSAVTRGDGIQGDDITANVKTIKSVPLLLSGKDYPVEFVIRGEIYMPTAGFQKLNDDRIEAGEIPFANPRNSAAGSLKMQNSSLVAKRPLDCFFYGLLSSALPTDSHFTNLQLARNWGFRISEHLKHYTSIQEVIDYVKYWENERSKLPFEIDGIVIKVDSSHLQKQLGFTAKSPRWAISYKFKAERVSTVLNSVSYQVGRTGAITPVANLEAVLLAGTTVKRASLHNADQIELLDLFVGDTVYVEKGGEIIPKIVGVDLNKRSDELQKIAYITACPECATELVRVDGEANHYCPNESSCPPQIKGKIEHFISRKAMDIGFAEATVNLLFEKGYVTNVADIFELQKEQIEELEGFREKSASKMIQSIEDAKSVPFARVLYALGIRYVGETVAKKLSMRFHHITKLAEASLEELMDTDEIGEKIALSLINWFSQDSNILLIDRLMDNGIQFEIGDEVQTSLSTILEGKTFVVSGVFSIYSRDEIKAMIDQNGGKNVGSISKKTSFVLAGDNMGPAKLEKAQKWGIPIISEQEFLDMIEQ is encoded by the coding sequence ATGAATACGCAAGAATCAGATAACCGTCTGCTTAAAAAGACAAACGAATTATTGGCGATATGTCAATTGGATCAAATAGATCAGCTAGTGGCAGAAACAATAATTAATAATCTTCGTGATGTTATTCGCTTTCATGAGCATCAATATTATGTATTGTCGAAACCAAAATTAAATGATTACGATTACGATCAATTGGAGAAACTGCTCCTGCGTATTGAAAAGGATTTCCCTCATTTAGTAGATACTAATTCACCTAGCCAACGTGTAGGAAATGATCACAATCAGGAATTCAAACAAGTGGTTCATCAATATCCCATGCTTTCTTTGGGAAATACGTATTCAGAAGAAGACATTATCGAATTTCATGAGCGCATTGTAAAAACAATAGGTGAGGATTTTACCTATTCTTGTGAATTAAAATTTGATGGAGCATCCATTAGCCTGACTTATTTAGAGGGAAAGTTGGTTTCAGCAGTTACCCGTGGAGATGGTATTCAGGGAGACGATATTACAGCTAATGTAAAAACCATTAAAAGTGTTCCATTGCTTTTATCAGGGAAGGACTATCCAGTTGAATTTGTCATTCGAGGCGAAATATATATGCCAACAGCTGGATTTCAGAAGTTAAATGACGACCGCATAGAGGCTGGAGAAATTCCCTTTGCAAATCCCAGAAATTCGGCTGCAGGTAGTTTGAAAATGCAAAATTCTTCTCTGGTAGCTAAACGTCCTTTGGATTGTTTTTTTTATGGACTATTATCCAGCGCCTTACCAACCGATTCACATTTTACTAATTTACAATTAGCCAGAAATTGGGGTTTTCGAATATCAGAACATCTAAAGCATTACACATCCATTCAGGAGGTAATCGATTATGTGAAGTATTGGGAAAACGAACGAAGCAAATTGCCTTTCGAAATAGATGGAATAGTCATCAAAGTAGATTCTAGTCATTTGCAAAAACAACTGGGTTTTACAGCAAAATCACCACGATGGGCAATTTCTTATAAGTTTAAAGCAGAACGTGTTAGTACTGTTTTGAATTCGGTTTCCTATCAGGTAGGACGCACAGGTGCCATAACCCCAGTCGCTAATTTGGAAGCTGTTTTATTGGCAGGAACGACTGTAAAAAGAGCATCTTTACACAATGCCGACCAAATTGAATTATTGGATTTGTTTGTTGGAGACACAGTTTATGTGGAGAAAGGAGGGGAAATTATTCCTAAAATTGTTGGTGTTGACCTGAATAAACGTTCTGATGAACTGCAAAAAATAGCTTATATCACTGCTTGTCCGGAATGTGCTACTGAATTAGTGCGGGTGGATGGTGAAGCAAATCATTATTGCCCCAACGAAAGCAGTTGCCCACCTCAGATAAAAGGAAAAATAGAGCATTTCATAAGCCGTAAGGCCATGGATATTGGTTTTGCAGAAGCTACTGTCAATTTATTATTTGAAAAAGGATATGTAACCAATGTTGCTGATATTTTCGAGCTGCAAAAAGAGCAAATTGAAGAATTGGAAGGGTTCAGAGAGAAATCTGCATCCAAGATGATCCAAAGTATAGAAGATGCAAAATCAGTTCCTTTTGCCCGGGTTTTATATGCCTTGGGAATACGTTATGTAGGCGAAACTGTAGCTAAGAAATTAAGTATGCGTTTTCATCATATAACAAAGCTTGCAGAAGCTTCTCTGGAAGAATTAATGGATACGGATGAAATAGGGGAGAAGATTGCACTTAGTTTGATCAATTGGTTTAGCCAAGATTCCAATATTCTGCTGATTGATCGATTAATGGATAATGGGATTCAGTTTGAAATAGGTGATGAAGTACAGACATCATTAAGTACTATACTTGAAGGGAAAACCTTTGTTGTTAGTGGTGTTTTTAGCATTTATTCCAGAGATGAAATTAAAGCAATGATTGATCAAAATGGCGGAAAAAATGTGGGATCTATATCTAAAAAAACAAGTTTTGTTTTAGCTGGCGATAATATGGGTCCAGCGAAATTAGAAAAAGCACAGAAGTGGGGTATTCCCATTATTTCAGAGCAAGAGTTCCTGGACATGATCGAGCAATAA